From the Aerococcus viridans genome, the window TTCATGTAAGTTAAAGCTCGGGCCTGCTCTTGGTCAATCGCTTCACCGCGCGCGATATTTTCATCGATATCAATGACGCCAATTTCACCAAAAACACCAGCCTTCATAGCATCCGCCAATACGTAAGAACCTACGTGACCAACACCCACAACTACTAATTTATTTGTTTTCATCCCATTGCCTCCGTCTCTCTAATTCTTTTTTAATTATTATAACGCAGTTGTCAGGAAAAATCATTAACGGGACTGAGGATAGGATGCAGTCTATAACCTTGCCACCAAGACGCAAAAAAGAAGCCAGGAATTCGTATTCCCAGCCCCTCATGTTAGTTAGCTCGTTTTTCATCCTCAATCGCTCGAGCAAAGCTATTGAGTTCAAAACCATTATTTTATGACTAATACATGTGATTTGACGTTACGTACTACATATTCAGATACGGAACCCATCATGGCTCGTTCAATTGCCCCTTTACCAGTTGCACCTACAACCACGAGGTCCGCTTTGGCTGTATTTGCGAACTCTACAATACCGTATCTTGCGTCGCCTTTGATGATTTCAAGGGTTACATTTTCAAGGCCAGCTTCTTTAGCTTCTGCTTCATAAGATTCTAAGACGCTTAAGGCATCCACCCGCAAGTCGTCATATAATCGCATAGAGGCTTCCGAATTACCGAAACGCACAAAGTCATCTAACACATTCAACAGGATCAACTCAGAATCATTTCGCTTGGCGATAGATACTGCTTCTTTAAAAGCACGGTATGAAGCATCTGATCCATCTACTGGAATTAAAATTTTTTTATATTCTGATACTGACATGATAATCCCTCCTCATTGGTGCTTGTGTTCCTTCCCATCTTATTTCACAACTAGTACTGGGATTTTAGCTAGTCGTACTGTGTACTCTGCCACAGATCCGACTAGGGCACGTGTTACAGCGCCTTTACCAGTTGCACCAATTACAACTAATTGGTAGTCACCTTCATTAGCAATTTTAGCTACTTCACGTCTTGGGTTCCCAAAAGAGGTGAAGGTGCGAATGTTGTTGAAATTACGGGCTTTACCGTAATCTTCATATTTTTTAAGAGTTTCTAGGGTACGTTTTTTCATCTCGTTGATATCTGTTTCAGATACCCGCAAGTCACTAAACACATAGTCATCGGCAATTACTGATAGGACGTCTACAGTAGCATTTGAGCGCATGGCAATCTCAACTGCATCTCGAAAGGCTGCTTTACTGTTCTCCGAGTCATCTACTGGCACCAATATACGTTGAATGTTATCAAGAATCATTTTCGTTACCTCCCTTACTTTCTTTCCATATAAAGTATAACATAAAAATGGAATCGCTTGCAAAAGTAAGGCCTTTATATTTCAAGAAAAACAATTAGCCTCTTTTCTCTAACCAATGCTTGAACCTTGCGCCAGTAGGCTATTCAAATCGGGTCTCCGACTTTTGGTGTGGATGAGAAATCATTCAAACCTATTTTGTATAAAAACACAAAAAGACATATGAATATTTCCTATGCTAAAATTTAAGCGTCTAAACCAAAATTAGAAAGGAAATTCATATGTCTCAGAACGATAATATCAGACTTTTACTAAACATTAAAGATACTAACATCATATTTAACGAAGAAAATTGGATTCAAGAGCGTAATATTAAAGGAATAAATGTAAAAGTTTTTACTGGCACGTTAACCTACAAGCCCAAGGCTTGCCCTAAATGTGGTTGTATAAATGACCATTCTATCGTTAAAGATGGGTTTATGACGTCTAGGATCACGTGGTTACGCCAATCCAATACACCAACCTATCTAGAGCTTAAGAAGCAACGCTTCTGGTGTCATGAATGCGATGGGCGCTTCATTGCTCATACCAGTGAGGTTGCACGTAATTGTCATATCGCTAAACAAGTGAAACAATCTGTTTTAGTTGAGGCTGCAGATACGATTTCAAACAAGGATCTCGCTCGTAGGCACTGTATCTCAGATAATACTAGTAGACGAATTATTAATCGCTTTATGGATGACTATTTTCGTCGCAATCGCACAAAACTAGCGAAACACATGTGCTTCGATGAGATCAAATCTACAAAACAAGCTGACAATCAAATGAGTTTTATTTTTAGTAATGAGGATACTCATGAAGTTCTTGGTATACTGCCCACTCGACAACTATACAAATTAAGAGAATACTTCCGCCAATTTAGTTTAAAAGAGCGCTCTGCTGTTGAAACCATTGTTGTTGATATGAATGCGCCTTATATGACTTTGGTTAGAGAAATATTTCCAAACACCAAAGTAATTATTGATCGTTTTCATATCATTCAATTGATTTCACGTTCTTTAAACAAAACGAGAGTTCAAGTAATGAATACTTTCAATACAAATAGAAATAATGGTGAAGATAAAAAGAGTATCGCAAGCTGAAAAGTTTTTGGAAGCTTATCCTAAAGGATTTCAACGAAGTTGATTTTATAAATTATAGAAAACAACGTTTATTTAAAGGGAAAATGGTTTGTGATATGGATATTCTTGATCATCTACTTTCTTTAGATGAGGATTTAACGGAAAATTACTGGGTATATCAAGCTTTACTAGAGGCTTCTAAAGAAAATAATATCGAAATGTTTCATGAGACTATTACTGCAGAACGTCACCAAAATATCAGTAAATATATGCAAACCTCACTGAACACATTATTGAAGAATATAGCGTTTATCGCAAACACCTTCCATTACAAGACTAGATCAAACGCTAGTCTAGAAGGAAAAAATAATCGTATCAAAGTTATAAAATGTGTATCCTATGGATATCGTAATTTTTTCAATTTCAGAAATAGGGTGATGATTAGTTTCATTTTAAAACCTTGCAAGCCCGCTTCCCTTAATTAAATAAACATGATACATCCCGCTCGCTATGTTCAAAGAAAAAAACTGCAAGTGTACGTCCTTAGCCGTGAAAAAGCATGATATCGAGACCTTGGCTCGATATCAAGGCAGAGAGACCTTGGCTCTCGCCGGTGCCACGGCTCTTAAGGAACGTACACAGCAGTTCAAAGGACAAAAAAGATAGTTCTTCTTTTATCAAATCTCATTTAAAATAAAATAAAAAAGAAACTCAAATCCATATAAAATGAATTTAAGTTTCTTGCTTAAATTAAGCTATCCACATTAAATGTCGAAGAGCCTTCAAATCGAAGCCAAGCAAAAAGACTATGACATTTTGCCACAGTCTTTTGGGTTCCTATGCTTATAAGTCCTGTAATGATGTGAAGGCTAGGTCCTCTGCTGTTAAGCCTTTTAAGAAGGCTACGGTGACGTCCACAGTATCTTGGAAGTCTTGATAGGCAGATATTAGGTAATGAGTATGTGCATAACGAGTTGGCATACCTAGTGTAATCACTGATACCCCATTATTTGCAGTATGGATTGAACCAGCGTTTGTACCACCACCATCGCGGACGGCTTGTTGGATTGTGATGCCAGCCTCTTCACTAGCTTTCAAAAATAGATTGTTTAAGTGGTCAGAAGCGATATAAGTTGAATCACGATACCGTAATTGAGGTCCTTGTTTCACGCGTCCTTGGCCAAGTGTAGCTGATTTTGCGTAATCGTCTGAAGGCGTTCCCTCAAAAACGATGGCCACTTGTGGATCAATACGTTTTGTTGTGACTTTAGCCCCTCTTAAACCAACTTCTTCTTGAGTAGCAAAAGCGCCAACAAGATTGAATGGTAAGTTTTTCACGCCTTCAAGTCCTAATTCATTGAAGACAGCGATGGTTGCAGCTACACCAAGACGGTTGTCAAAGGCTTTACCAATCATCATGCCATTCTTTTCGTTGAACTGGAATTTGGTTGCTGGTACAACGGGTTGGCCGACTGTAATACCAAAATCGTTGATTACTTCTTCTCTTGAAGTAGCACCCACATCTAGCTTCAAGTCTGTTAAGGCTACTGGTTTAGCTTTTTCTTCTGCAGTCATGAAATGGATAGGTTTACTTGTGGCAACAGCTGGTACATAGCTTTCATTATCATTGGTTCTAACCATGAATAATTGCGACTGGGCAGAGGCCGCCGTCCAACCACCTAGAGCTTGCATCAATAATAAACCATTTTCGTCGATGGCTTGCACCATAAACCCGACTTCATCCATGTGGGAGTCTAACATGATCGTTGGTTTGTTGGGGTCAATGTCAGTAAAGTTCATATATAGGTTTTTCATAGCATCGGCTTGTAAGCTAAAATCGCCTTTGTTGGCTTTCACTACATCGATCACTTGGTCTTCATATCCTGGCGCCCCGTAAGCATTCGACACGTCTTCTAACAATTTAATATATTTCATATTGCACCTCTTTAGACTTTCTAATGTAACCATTCTACCGATATTTATTGGAAAATGAAAGCGAGTGCCCTTCAAAGTAAAAAGCCCCTCTCCTTGCTAGCCAGCAAAGACAGGGATGGCTCTTCTTCAATCCTTATTTGTCTGCATTAATGTGGTCGTATTTCGCTGGGTTTTCGTTGAATTTCTTCACGACATATGGGCATACGGCTTTAATTTTTCGGCCTTTTGCCTCTGAGTCGGCAACTAGGTGGTCGACAAGTTGCGCAGCAACACCTTGTCCGCGTAAACTTGGATCCGTCCATGTGTGTGTTGCGACGATGACATTGTCTGCCTTTGGTTGATACTCGATTTCAGCAATACGTTTGTCGCCTGCTTCGTTAAAAATGGCAAATCCATTGGTGACTTCTTTAATTTCGTATCCCATATATTCCCTCCTCAACTTGTGTGACGCTTTATTACCTTAATCATATCAAAATCTAGGGACAATAGCTCAAAATTAGCCTTGGTTGACCTTATTTTCATTTACTCGGTATAATGAAGTGAACTTAAATGGTAGGCAACTGTTTTACAAAAAAGGAGTGGCAATATGGGCTTATTTTCAGGATTATTTGGTAATGCTTCAGAAGCGGATAAGGAGCGAGTTTCCGAGGCCTTGGAGAAGGTACTCATTCCCGGTGAATCAATTGAATTATCTTACAACATCTTGCGAGACTTAGTCGTATTTACATCATATCGATTAATTTTAATGGATAAACAAGGGATTACCGGTAAGAAACGAGACTTCATGAGTGTACCTTACAAGTCAATTTCACGCTTTTCAGTAGAAACTGTGGGGAATTTTGATGTGGATGCTGAAGTAGATATTTACTTATCTGGTAACGACCAACCAACGATCGCCCTACAATTTAGAGGTGGTGACGTGGTATATGATGTACAGCGCGCCCTAGCAGCAGCCGTATTACTGTAAGAATTTAGATATCAACTACATTGGAGTTGACTGAATAATCGTCAGCTCTTTTCTTTTGCCTATCATTTGTATAGCAGTTGATGACTGCCAATTCAACATCCGGTGACTATTTTGCCAAAAAAATAACCCCCTAAAGTTAGGTTTTTGGTCTACCTTTAGAGGGTCCCATTCAACAAACGATGCTGCCTAACTGTTGGCTTTTAGGCTTGTTGATGATTCGGTGTTTTGATTGATATATATTTTGATGTTTAGCTAGTAACGGCTAGCACCGAGATACAAAGGATCACCTCCTTAAGGCGGGACAGCTTTTGAATGCATCATCCGGTTAACAAACGCAAGGTTAACACTGTGTTGTTTGATAGAGATCATACATTTTTTCATTTTATCTTTCCTCCTAAAGGTGTGAAAATCCATAAAAAAATAGCGTCAGACACTAAGGTCAAACGCTAGAATTTTTAATAGCTATTTTCATTGTAGTCGGTGTAAGAACTGCAGCATCAAGGGCACAAGGGCAGGCAGAACCGTTAGCTGGTAACTGGTTCAACGGTGCATTCCAAGTGTTATACAATAGATTCGTCATTTTATACCTCACAAATTTGGCAAATGGGTTGAATTCAATTGGCTGATTTTTTTGCTACAATTTTTACACTTTCATCATAGCATGACCAATTTTCGCTTGTCTAATAATTATACTTTAAAAATAATGAGAAAAATGTTCGGCTTTTGCCCATACTTGATTGGCAAAGGGTTTATGTTGATATATAATAAAGCAGTATGCCACAAAGGCGCAAGAGAATTTTGAAGGGACGATTATTTATGTCTAGAGCTGTAGGTACTGTTGTAAGAGGGTTACGTGCCCCAATTATTAAAGAGAACGATGACCTAGCTGGTATCGTTGTAGATACTGTCTTAAACGCTGCTAAAGAAGAAGGTTATGAAGTTCGTGACCACGATATCGTAACAGTTACAGAGTCAATTCTAGCTCGTGCACAAGGAAACTTTGCTGAGTTAGATGCTGTTGTAAAAGATATCCAACGTCAAACAAAGAGCGAAACGATTGGTATCCTTAACCCAATCCTTAGCCGTAACCGTTTCTACGCCATCTTAAAAGGTATCGCTATGTCAGCGAAAAAAATCGTGATTCAATTAAGCTACCCTTCTGATGAGGTGGGTAATCGTTTAATTTCACGCGATGAATTAGAAGCATCTGGTTTAAACCCATACACTGACGTTTTAACAGAAGCTGAATTCCGTAACCACTTCCCAAACTTAGCACATGAGTTTACAGGTGAAGACTACGTTGCTTTATATAAAAAATGCGTGGAAGAAACTGGTGCAGAATGTGAAATTATTTTCGCTAACCACCCACAAACCATTTTAGACTACGCAGATACAGTTGTAATCGCTGATATCCACGACCGTAAATACACACGCCGTACTTTAGAAAAACATGGCGCTAAAGAAATCATTGGTTTAGACCAAATCTTAAACCAATCAATCGATGGTTCTGGTTACAACGAAGACTTCGGTTTATTAGGCGCTAACCTTTCTGGTAACAACAGCTTGAAACTATTCCCTCGTGATGCACAAGCATTCGTTGAAGACGTTCAAAAACGTTTATTAGAAGCAACTGGTAAAGCTGTTGAAGTAATGGTTTACGGTGACGGTGCTTTCCAAGATCCAGTTGGCCACATCTGGGAGTTAGCTGACCCTGTTGTATCACCTGGTTTCACTAAAGGTTTATCTGGCACACCAGACGAAATCAAAATCAAATACGTTGCGGACAATCAGTTCGGTGACTTATCTGGTGAAGCATTAACAGAAGCGATGCGTGCTTACATCAAAGACCATGACAAAATCGATGAAGCTGGACACAACACATCATTAGGTACAACACCGCGTAACATCACTGACTTAGTTGGGTCATTATCTGACTTAACTTCAGGTTCAGGAGACAAGGGTACGCCGTTTATCTATATCCAAGGCTACTTCGACAAATATTCTGACTAATAACAGGATGTGAGTGAGAACGTTTAACTCCACAATGATGGCGTAAATAGGCAAAGTGATAGCACATCAAGAAGACTATTTGCGTAGCAGAATTGAGCTGGTCGCACGAGCTCAACTTTAGGGTGTGAGTTTCGGCGCTAAGTCTGGTCCCCACTCTTAATCAGATAATAACTTTAACTATTAGGGACACGACCATGCTTGTGTCCCTTTTTTGCGTACGCAAAAAAATAACCAGCCGTTGGGAGGACAGCTGGTTAAAATGATAATCTTTCATTTGGGAGGAGAAAGATTTATGAAGAAAAGTTTGGTTTGTTTATTGGGTATACTTATATAATAGGCGATACTTTTGAAGATATGATGAAATTGTTAGCAAATTTTGTGACAAATATGTGATAAAAGTTTTAACAATTTCTAAAGGCAAGATTTTACCGTAAAGAAAGGCCTATGACTTTCATATCATAGACCTTCTTGAAAATAGTTACTATTTTGAGCAGGTACTCACACCTTGTAGTCGAGTGCGCTTCTTGCGCATAGGCATCCGTATGTCACTACGTTCCTACGAATGCTTTATTGACCAGCTCACGTCCACTTCGCACCTTCAATTGGGCTTACTTTGGTAGTCCGGCCTCCACTTCAGACTAGTTTGCATCATACTTTCTGTGATACAGCACTAGTCTTCCAATGCTACCTACCTAAGCGCAAAGCTCGCACCTTTTTTTAATGTGTTTTGCCGCCGACGATTTTCATGTCTTCTTTGCCGTCAAAGTCCACAATGGCTGCGATGGCTGCTTCGATTCCGCGAACGATGTCTTCCAAGGCCATAGATGGCGTGTTTGGACGGTTTGTGACTTGTTCTGGTAGGAATGGAATGTGCATGAAACCAGCTTTGATGTTAGGATACTCTTTATTGGTTAAGTATAGCGAATGGTACATAATATGGTTGCAAACAAAAGTACCTGCCGTATTAGACACTTCCGCTGGCACGCTAGCGTCTTTCATGTAAGTAACCATTGCCTTAATTGGCAACTGGCTAAAGTAAGCTGGTTGCCCGTCTTCTTTGATAGGTTCGTCAATTGGTTGTTGCCCTTCGTTATCTGGAATACGTGCATCATCTTCATTGATGGCTACCCGTTCAGGTGTTAAGGCAAATCGTCCGCCCGCTTGACCGATATTCAAAATATAGTCAGGTTGGTGCTCTTCAATTGCTCTTTTTTCTACTTCTGCACTTTTATTAAAAACAGTTGGAATTTCTAATTTGATAATTTCCGCACCCTTGATTTCTTCCGTCAAACGTTTCACTGCCTCAATCGCTGGGTTAATCGTATCATCACCAAATGGATCGAATCCTGTTACCAAAATTTTCATTTTTATACCTCCTAGAATGCCCAAGTATACATTAATACAATGTGAACAACAATTAAAGCAATAGCAATTGCTGGGTTAGCACCTTGCATAATCACAAAAGGAATACCGATACCCGCTGTAATAACTGTAAAAGCAGCAAATGCATTCCCCATAATCATTGTAAATACAACCATCGCGATAACGTACATTGTTGCACCTAAAAATTGGTTCCCTTCAGGTACTAAGTTTCCAAAGATTGATGTTACTATTTCGCCAACCCCCGCATTAACGAAGATGACACCTAATGCAGCCAATAATTGTGGCAAAATAGCAGTTGATCCAACTTGTTGTACATTTCGATTAGATTCATGTAAAACTTGTTGGAATGGTGCACGGAAAATAGCCATCGCAAGCACTAGTGCAACAATTGCCCCGATACCAAAGTCATCACCAAACCAGCAATTACAACAACCGCAATCGTGTCTAGCTTCATTGCAAAACCAACAATAATGATTAAAATACCTATCAATGGTAGATAGTACATTGTTTCCACTCCTTTTTAAAAAATATATGATTTCATCTATTTATTTTGTCATTTAATTGCGATAGAATATATAATTTCACAATCTACTTTTGTACTTATCCATCAAAAAAAGCGTCACTATTATTTAGCATTTAAATCTTTAATCATAAAAGTATCCATTAAGGTATGGTCACCCGGCAACAAAGGTTCATCTAAAAATCGATAACCCCATTTTTCATACAAGATAATGGCCGTCTCAAGCCTACTGATTGTCTCTAAATACAAGAAATCATAACCCCGTTCTACCGCAAATGCCGTCAGAGTATCCATCAACCGTCTAGAATAGCCCTTCCCTCTAGCTTCTGGCAAAAGGTATAACTTCTGTAACTCGCCCACCTTAGCAACTATTTCCCCTTTTTCAGTTAATAGCTCTGAGTGCCCTTTAATAGGTAATTCAAGCGATTCAGAAAGCAATCCTATCCCAACACCACCAACAAGATGGCCATGGTCTTCAACCACCCAATATGCACTATCTACAAGCTTGTTGTAGTAATCATACATATAGTCTAATTCCAGATCAAAATAGGCGGTACCCGGAACATCCAACTGGCTTTCCTCTAACACATTGCGAATAATAGCCGCAATCACTGGTTCATCTTCTTTTGCAATTGGTCTAATCAATACCATGTTCAAGCTCAATCCTCCTTCTATCTTTTAACTATACGAAAAAACACCATCTTAGACAATTAATCTAAGATGGTGTTTCTAGTTTGCATGGCAACGTCCTAGTCTCACAGGGGGCAACCCCCAACTACATTCGGCGCTAAGAAGCTTAACTTCTGTGTTCGAGATGGGAACAGGTGTGTCCTTCTTGCCATCGTCACCACACAATATTTATATGAGCTTTTGTTCGCTCAAAACTGAATCTGTAAGTCGTCTACCATTCCATCATACAATCTTATATCCATTGGATAAGTCCTCGACCGATTAGTACTAGTCCGCTCCATACATCGCTGCACTTCCACTTCTAGCCTATCTACCTGATCGTCTCTCAGGGGTCTTACTATCTTAAAGATATGGGAAATCTCATCTTGAGGAGGGCTTCACGCTTAGATGCTTTCAGCGTTTATCCCATCCACACATAGCTACCCAGCGATGCTCTTGGCAGAACAACTGGTACACCAGCGGTGTGTCCATCCCGGTCCTCTCGTACTAAGGACAGCTCCTCTCAAATTTCCAACGCCCGCGACGGATAGGGACCGAACTGTCTCACGACGTTCTGAACCCAGCTCGCGTACCGCTTTAATGGGCGAACAGCCCAACCCTTGGGACCGACTTCAGCCCCAGGATGCGATGAGCCGACATCGAGGTGCCAAACCTCCCCGTCGATGTGAACTCTTGGGGGAGATAAGCCTGTTATCCCCAGGGTAGCTTTTATCCGTTGAGCGATGGCCCTTCCATGCGGAACCACCGGATCACTAAGCCCGACTTTCGTCCCTGCTCGACTTGTAGGTCTCGCAGTCAAGCTCCCTTCTGCCTTTACACTCTGCGAATGATTTCCAACCATTCTGAGGGAACCTTTGGGCGCCTCCGTTACATTTTAGGAGGCGACCGCCCCAGTCAAACTGCCCGACTGACACTGTCTCCCGACCGGATTACGGTCGCGGGTTAGAGTGGCCATGTCACAAGGGTAGTATCCCACCAGTGCCTCCACCGAAACTAGCGTTCCGGCTTCAATGGCTCCTACCTATCCTGTACATGTCACACAGACACTCAATATCAACCTGCAGTAAAGCTCCATGGGGTCTTTCCGTCCTGTCGCGGGTAACCAGCATCTTCACTGGTACTACAATTTCACCGAGTCTCTCGTTGAGACAGTGCCCAAATCGTTACGCCTTTCGTGCGGGTCAGAACTTACCTGACAAGGAATTTCGCTACCTTAGGACCGTTATAGTTACGGCCGCCGTTTACTGGGGCTTCAATTCGTACCTTCGCTAATGCTAAGCACTCCTCTTAACCTTCCAGCACCGGGCAGGCGTCAGCCCCTATACGTCATCTTTCGATTTTGCAGAGACCTGTGTTTTTGATAAACAGTCGCTTGGGCCTATTCACTGCGGCTGACCAATGGTCAGCACCCCTTCTCCCGAAGTTACGGGGTTATTTTGCCGAGTTCCTTAACGAGAGTTCGCTCGCTCACCTTAGGATGCTCTCCTCGACTACCTGTGTCGGTTTGCGGTACGGGTTGTTTGTATCTAACTAGAAACTTTTCTTGGCAGTGTGACGTCAGCAGCTTCGGTACTATATTTCCCTCCTCATCACAGCTTGTCTTTAACACGAAGCATTTCACTCTGTGTCAGACTCACTGCTTGAACACGAATCCAATAACGTGCTCTGCTTAGCCTCCTGCGTCCTTCCTTTGGTCAAACAATACAAACAAGTACAGGAATCTCAACCTGTTGTCCATCGCCTACACCTTTCGGTCTCGGCTTAGGTCCCGACTAACCCTGGGAGGACGAGCCTTCCCCAGGAAACCTTAGTCATACGGTGGACGGGATTCTCACCCGTCTTTCGCTACTCATACCGGCATTCTCACTTCTAAGCGCTCCACAAGTCCTCTCGATCTTGCTTCTCTGCCCTTAGAACGCTCTCCTACCATATCCATGCGGATATCCACAGCTTCGGTGTTCAGTTTAGCCCCGGTACATTTTCGGCGCAGGGTCACTCGACTAGTGAGCTATTACGCACTCTTTAAATGATGGCTGCTTCTAAGCCAACATCCTAGTTGTCTAAGCAACCCCACATCCTTTTCCACTTAACTGAAACTTTGGGACCTTAGCTGGTGGTCTGGGCTGTTTCCCTTTCAACTACGGATCTTATCACTCGCAGTTTGACTCCCGGATTAAAATATTTGGCATTCGGAGTTTATCAGATTTCGGTAATCCTAGATGGACCCCTAGATCAAACAGTGCTCTACCTCCAATATTCATCATCCGAGGCTAGCCCTAAAGCTATTTCGGAGAGAACCAGCTATCTCCAAGTTCGATTGGAATTTCTCCGCTACCCACACGTCATCCCCGCCTTTTTCAACAGACGTGGGTTCGGGCCTCCAGTGCGTTTTACCGCACCTTCACCCTGCACATGGGTAGGTCACTTGGTTTCGGGTATACGACTACATACTCGACGCCCTATTCAGACTCGCTTTCGCTATGGCTCCGTTTCTTCAACTTAACCTTGCATGCAATCGTAACTCGCCGGTCCGTTCTACAAAAAGTACGCCATCACCCATTAACGGGCTCTGACTGCTTGTAAGCGCACGGTTTCAGGTACTATTTCACTCCCCTTCCGGGGTGCTTTTCACCTTTCCCTCACGGTACTGGTTCACTATCGGTCACTAGGGAGTATTTAGCCTTGGGAGATGGTCCTCCCGGATTCCGACGGAATTACACGTGTTCCGCCGTACTCAGGATACAGACTAGCGTTATTGATCTTTCGTCTACGGGATTGTCACCCTCTGTGATTGGCCTTCCCATGCCATTCGACTAAATCTTTAACTACATATCGTCTGTCCTACAACCCCAAAGAGCAAGCTCTTTGGTTTGGGCTCTTTCCGTTTCGCTCGCCGCTACTCAGGAAATCGAATTTTCTTTCTCTTCCTACAGGTAATGAGATGTTTCAGTTCCCTGCGTCTTCCTCTCAAACTACTATGTATTCGTAGCTGAGTAATTGCCTATCAAAGCAATTGGGTTTCCCCATTCGGAAATCTCCGGATCAAAGCTTACTTACAGCTCCCCGAAGCATATCGGTGTTAGTCCCGTCCTTCATCGGCTCCTAGTGCCAAGGCATCCACCGTGCGCCCTTATTCACTTAACCATTGGTTAAGTTGTATGATTCGCGAAAAGTAATTTGCTTACTTTTATTGGTTTTTTTACTCTTGGTAAAATTGGAATTTCTTATATTAATTATCTCCTGGTAGAAAATAATTAAATAAGAGGTTTATTACTTACAGTATTCAGTTTTCAAAGAACAAAATATATACAAGAGAGATAAATCTCTCAAAACTAAACAAAGAAGCGTCAAACACATTGTGTTTCCGTTATATTCCTTAGAAAGGAGGTGATCCAGCCGCACCTTCCGATACGGCTACCTTGTTACGACTTCACCCCAATCATCTGTCCCACCTTCGGCGGCTGGCTCCATAAAGGTTACCTCACCGACTTCGGGTGTTACAAACTCTCGTGGTGTGACGGGCGGTGTGTACAAGACCCGGGAACGTATTCACCGTGGCGTGCTGATCCACGATTACTAGCGATTCCGGCTTC encodes:
- a CDS encoding GNAT family N-acetyltransferase, which produces MVLIRPIAKEDEPVIAAIIRNVLEESQLDVPGTAYFDLELDYMYDYYNKLVDSAYWVVEDHGHLVGGVGIGLLSESLELPIKGHSELLTEKGEIVAKVGELQKLYLLPEARGKGYSRRLMDTLTAFAVERGYDFLYLETISRLETAIILYEKWGYRFLDEPLLPGDHTLMDTFMIKDLNAK